The Acinonyx jubatus isolate Ajub_Pintada_27869175 chromosome D1, VMU_Ajub_asm_v1.0, whole genome shotgun sequence genome includes a window with the following:
- the LOC106986787 gene encoding olfactory receptor 1440-like, whose protein sequence is MAGGRNSTIVIRFILLGFSDYPKINIALFVVFLGSYLLTVAWNLGLIILIRMDSHLHTPMYFFLSNLSFLDFCYVTSTTPKMLSDFFQKPKSISFLGCTMQNFFFSSLGLTECCLLAAMAYDRYAAICNPLLYTAIMSPTLCVQMMVGACITAVFGSLIQLCALLQLNFCGPNVINHFFCDLPQLLVLSCSETSFLKVMKFVIAVIFGVISVSVIMISYGYIIATILKTSSAEGRSKAFNTCTSHLTAVICFFGSGLFVYMHPSTDDSLDHDKMASVFYTVVIPMLNPLIYSLRNKEIKDAFKRCKKRAFSHCHS, encoded by the coding sequence ATGGCTGGAGGAAGGAACAGTACAATAGTCATCAGATTCATCCTTTTGGGATTCTCAGATTATCCCAAGATCAATATCGCTCTCTTTGTAGTATTCTTGGGTTCTTACCTCTTGACAGTGGCTTGGAACCTGGGCCTCATCATCCTGATTAGGATGGACTCTCACCTACATacacccatgtacttcttcctcagtAACTTATCTTTCTTGGATTTCTGCTATGTTACCTCCACAACCCCGAAAATGCTCTCAGACTTCTTCCAGAAGCCTAAATCCATCTCCTTTCTGGGATGCACCATGCAGAACTTCTTCTTCTCTAGCCTGGGTCTGACTGAGTGCTGTCTCCTGGCCGCCATGGCTTATGACCGATATGCTGCCATTTGTAATCCTCTACTCTACACCGCCATCATGTCACCCACCCTCTGTGTACAGATGATGGTTGGAGCCTGTATAACTGCTGTCTTTGGTTCATTGATCCAATTGTGTGCTTTACTTCAGCTCAATTTTTGTGGGCCCAATGTTATCAACCACTTCTTCTGTGACCTGCCTCAATTATTAGTCCTATCCTGCTCTGAAACCTCTTTCCTAAAAGTCATGAAGTTTGTGATAGCAGTGATTTTTGGTGTAATATCTGTCTCAGTCATCATGATATCTTATGGTTATATCATTGCTACCATCCTGAAGACAAGCTCTGCTGAAGGCAGGTCCAAGGCCTTCAATACCTGTACTTCTCACCTGACAGCAGTGATCTGTTTTTTTGGATCAGGACTCTTTGTCTATATGCACCCCAGCACTGATGATTCTCTGGACCATGACAAGATGGCATCAGTCTTCTATACAGTGGTGATCCCCATGTTGAATCCTTTGATTTACAGTCTGAGGAACAAGGAAATCAAAGACGCCTTTAAGAGGTGTAAGAAGAGAGCTTTTTCCCATTGTCATAGTTAA